From the genome of Halorussus caseinilyticus, one region includes:
- a CDS encoding GNAT family N-acetyltransferase → MYVRDAKNREEVWLLDHIEEMGLDETAFRSRDYVVAIDETSGEKAGFGRIRIHKTDDGEVCELTSIGVLGSWRGQGVGAHVVERLVEHARDDGFERVYALTSSTDYLAQFGFRGVETSNLPDRLRERLETKRDNIDPNAVGMALNAEAFVMPDRLRERFKTARPHEAEPEPEESAEDFGIDPNSATYKYDTG, encoded by the coding sequence ATGTACGTTCGGGACGCGAAAAATCGGGAGGAAGTCTGGCTGTTGGACCACATCGAGGAGATGGGTCTGGACGAAACCGCGTTCCGCTCCCGCGATTACGTGGTCGCAATCGACGAGACCTCCGGCGAGAAGGCGGGATTCGGTCGTATCCGCATCCACAAGACCGACGACGGCGAGGTGTGCGAACTCACCAGCATCGGCGTGTTGGGGTCGTGGCGCGGGCAGGGCGTCGGCGCGCACGTCGTGGAGCGACTGGTCGAACACGCCCGCGACGACGGATTCGAGCGAGTGTACGCGCTCACGAGTTCGACCGACTACCTCGCGCAGTTCGGCTTCCGCGGCGTCGAGACCAGCAATCTGCCCGACCGACTCCGCGAGCGCCTCGAAACCAAACGCGACAACATCGACCCGAACGCGGTCGGAATGGCTCTGAACGCCGAGGCGTTCGTCATGCCCGACCGCCTCCGCGAGCGGTTCAAGACCGCCCGGCCTCACGAGGCGGAACCGGAACCCGAGGAGTCCGCCGAGGACTTCGGCATCGACCCCAACAGCGCGACTTACAAGTACGACACCGGGTGA
- a CDS encoding DUF7565 family protein encodes MTDWECGIDGCSEEFDDVEEAIVHQTTDHKRRECKVCGSVVPDGYFAIRHAFNEHSRAEYVRAYGASAAEVRQRERVRDAIEDEADLQQVVNRLDEVTGGL; translated from the coding sequence ATGACAGACTGGGAGTGCGGCATCGACGGTTGCAGTGAGGAGTTCGACGACGTAGAGGAAGCCATCGTCCACCAGACCACCGACCACAAGCGCCGCGAGTGCAAGGTCTGCGGGTCGGTCGTCCCCGACGGCTACTTCGCCATCCGACACGCGTTCAACGAACACTCCCGCGCGGAGTACGTCCGGGCCTACGGCGCGAGCGCCGCGGAAGTCCGCCAGCGAGAGCGAGTCCGAGACGCCATCGAGGACGAGGCCGACCTCCAGCAGGTCGTGAACCGACTGGACGAGGTTACGGGCGGGTTGTAG
- a CDS encoding HAD family hydrolase, with product MRAVFFDLDGTLVELPEDFLGLFETALADHGIDADGEQCEFYTESFFEYLGECRDDPYRAAMADLRAEYGLDPSADALAETYVEREAEATTLESGVREALDALAAGESADSPAPDSPSGSEAAPVAADTALGVLTNGAARAQRRKLVHHDIAADFDAVVVSGDVGAGKPDSEIFAAAREAIPADEYVFVADDLERDVLPAQEAGFTGVYVGEDAGEGGENQSVATHRADFAVTSLREVPDLLG from the coding sequence ATGCGAGCAGTCTTCTTCGACCTCGACGGAACGCTGGTCGAACTCCCCGAGGACTTCCTCGGCCTCTTCGAGACGGCGCTGGCCGACCACGGCATCGACGCCGACGGAGAGCAGTGCGAGTTCTACACCGAATCGTTCTTCGAGTATCTCGGCGAGTGCCGCGACGACCCCTACCGGGCGGCGATGGCCGACCTCCGGGCGGAGTACGGTCTCGACCCGAGTGCCGACGCACTGGCCGAGACCTACGTCGAACGCGAGGCCGAGGCGACCACTCTCGAATCAGGCGTCCGAGAGGCGTTGGACGCGCTCGCGGCGGGCGAGTCCGCGGACTCGCCCGCCCCCGACTCGCCGTCCGGAAGTGAGGCCGCGCCGGTCGCCGCCGACACCGCCCTCGGCGTGCTGACCAACGGCGCGGCCCGCGCTCAGCGCCGCAAACTCGTCCACCACGACATCGCCGCCGACTTCGACGCCGTGGTCGTCTCCGGCGATGTCGGCGCTGGCAAGCCGGACTCGGAAATCTTCGCGGCCGCGAGGGAAGCGATTCCGGCCGACGAGTACGTCTTCGTGGCCGACGACCTCGAACGCGACGTACTTCCCGCCCAAGAAGCCGGATTCACCGGGGTCTACGTCGGCGAGGACGCGGGCGAAGGCGGCGAGAACCAGTCGGTCGCGACCCACCGCGCCGACTTCGCGGTCACGTCGCTCCGGGAGGTTCCCGACTTGCTCGGGTAA
- a CDS encoding twin-arginine translocation signal domain-containing protein, producing the protein MSEKDDSNQRIDDDRRDFLQGVGATGAATTLTSLGALGGLAGSAAAYTEENYEWRKQDRQLASYSPSGSSTEYELELTSSLAYLESYTDGNGDWVHHFNMGGTAQIMSKQTWEGSSAWSECEDVYRHKIGIYNRNASTSYILASTKDDRTGADPIPQDQDGGNNFGDAAFTAMKAAVSEVNKKFNYLMTAAEIVDALLGDADEDEGNDYKEFRWNYSARAPSNLPVKAANSCDFKIENDPGYSSAHFDVSNLAVGDKSTSTSISWTVSVDPMGNIESLNGGSVSTADAGLEPVPTDEIPDDEDIQQLADGGTLYRATDPKVTVRRNYDLDRQQTRSDD; encoded by the coding sequence ATGTCCGAGAAAGACGACTCGAATCAGCGAATCGATGACGACCGACGCGACTTCTTGCAAGGAGTTGGAGCGACGGGAGCGGCGACGACGCTCACGAGTCTCGGTGCGCTCGGCGGACTGGCCGGGAGTGCGGCGGCGTACACCGAAGAGAACTACGAGTGGCGCAAGCAGGACCGACAACTCGCGTCCTACAGTCCCAGCGGAAGCAGTACGGAGTACGAACTCGAACTGACTTCCTCGCTCGCGTATCTCGAATCCTACACCGACGGGAACGGCGACTGGGTTCACCACTTCAACATGGGTGGTACCGCCCAGATTATGAGCAAGCAGACGTGGGAAGGTTCGAGCGCGTGGTCCGAGTGCGAGGACGTGTATCGACACAAGATTGGCATCTACAACCGGAACGCGAGTACGTCCTACATCCTCGCCTCAACCAAGGACGACCGGACGGGTGCGGACCCGATTCCCCAAGACCAAGACGGCGGGAACAACTTCGGCGACGCCGCATTCACCGCGATGAAGGCCGCAGTCTCGGAAGTCAACAAGAAGTTCAACTACCTGATGACGGCGGCGGAAATCGTGGACGCACTCCTCGGCGACGCCGACGAGGACGAGGGCAACGACTACAAGGAGTTCCGCTGGAACTACAGCGCGCGAGCACCGAGCAACCTCCCGGTCAAAGCGGCGAACTCGTGCGACTTCAAAATCGAGAACGACCCCGGATACTCCTCGGCCCACTTCGACGTGAGCAACCTCGCGGTCGGCGACAAATCGACGAGTACGTCCATCTCGTGGACGGTCAGCGTGGACCCGATGGGCAACATCGAGTCGCTCAACGGCGGGTCTGTCTCGACTGCCGACGCGGGACTGGAACCGGTCCCCACCGACGAAATCCCGGACGACGAGGATATCCAGCAACTCGCCGACGGCGGGACGCTCTACCGCGCGACCGACCCGAAGGTGACGGTCCGCCGGAACTACGACCTCGACCGCCAGCAGACGCGCTCGGACGACTGA
- a CDS encoding digeranylgeranylglycerophospholipid reductase, producing MTDHFDVVIAGAGPAGAQCARDVAERGYDVVLLETEGEDEFPAQSNKSTAGTFPSMMGAFGIPDDVVMNYTDDVVLESPNEHFVRRQPGAVLEFADFKNFLVDDAREDGAECWFDARVSRPIMEDGDIVGVRYNGDQEVYGDIVIDATGPAAPLAKKLGVTGLQREHQAIGVEYELEGIDIDADGYADLTDTMMLRLDHELAPGGYSWIFHTGEDTAKVGLCYIQNEAHRDYAQDGMGIDDYLQYWLDTDPRFEDAERIAGKQHRGSAHIQMPDGFSTDNFMAIGDTVPTIDPLWGEGIHTCMKSGRAAAVTADRCFMSSDRDTSAEKLSIYDDLWHERVAPKMRTRLLMTQLLYLVPNERYDTLIRDLNRVDGDALRKANAGSIRGVLKLLHTDDIPTLAQFAKERLF from the coding sequence ATGACTGACCACTTCGACGTTGTGATTGCGGGTGCGGGACCGGCGGGCGCGCAGTGCGCCCGAGACGTTGCCGAACGGGGCTACGACGTTGTTCTCCTCGAAACCGAGGGCGAAGACGAGTTCCCCGCCCAGAGCAACAAGTCCACGGCCGGGACGTTCCCGTCGATGATGGGCGCGTTCGGGATTCCCGACGACGTGGTGATGAACTACACCGACGACGTGGTACTGGAGTCGCCGAACGAACACTTCGTCCGGCGACAACCCGGTGCCGTCCTCGAATTCGCCGACTTCAAGAACTTCCTCGTGGACGACGCCCGCGAGGACGGCGCGGAGTGCTGGTTCGACGCTCGCGTCTCCAGACCCATCATGGAAGACGGCGACATCGTGGGCGTCCGGTACAACGGCGACCAAGAGGTGTACGGCGACATCGTTATCGATGCGACCGGACCGGCCGCACCGCTCGCCAAGAAACTCGGCGTGACCGGTCTCCAGCGCGAACATCAGGCCATCGGCGTCGAGTACGAACTCGAAGGCATCGACATCGACGCCGACGGGTACGCCGACCTCACCGACACGATGATGCTCCGCCTCGACCACGAACTCGCACCCGGCGGCTACTCGTGGATTTTCCACACCGGCGAGGACACCGCGAAGGTCGGTCTCTGCTACATCCAGAACGAGGCCCACCGCGACTACGCCCAAGACGGGATGGGCATCGACGACTACCTCCAGTACTGGTTGGACACGGACCCCCGGTTCGAGGACGCCGAACGCATCGCGGGCAAACAGCACCGCGGGTCGGCCCACATCCAGATGCCCGACGGCTTCAGCACCGACAACTTCATGGCAATCGGTGACACGGTGCCGACCATCGACCCGCTCTGGGGCGAGGGCATCCACACCTGCATGAAGTCGGGGCGCGCGGCGGCCGTCACCGCCGACCGGTGTTTCATGTCGAGCGACCGGGACACCTCCGCCGAGAAGCTCTCCATCTACGACGACCTCTGGCACGAGCGGGTGGCCCCGAAGATGCGGACCCGCCTGCTGATGACCCAACTGCTCTATCTCGTGCCCAACGAGCGCTACGACACCCTCATCCGAGACCTGAATCGAGTGGACGGTGACGCACTTCGGAAGGCCAACGCCGGGAGCATCCGCGGCGTCCTGAAACTGCTCCACACCGACGACATCCCGACGCTCGCCCAGTTCGCCAAGGAACGACTCTTCTGA
- a CDS encoding AMP-binding protein produces MFSHDERPYDWVGAWSEKRAGLSPDAVGLVDATTGQRYTYAELDRRANRTARLLRSEGVGRGDRVAVLSRNRPELVDLFFATGKTGGILAPLSHRLAAGELVEMLNDVEPSLLVVEEPFADLAADVLDREGREFDCPVRSLPADDSDADTSASASQATARCSPWTDALPDDDSPVEAADVSMDDPHLFLHTGGSTGVPKETVVTHGSILWNSFNTITAWGLRPEDVTPMVFPMFHTGGWNVLTVPLFHLGATVVLAREFEPREVLHLVESEGATVLVAVPAVLRMMANHDDWADTDLSTLRFAKSGGGPCRESVMEAWWSRDVDLSQGYGLTECGPNNFTMPDGWPTEKADSVGVPAMHVDARIADEDGGELPPGEIGELELASPHAADRYWRNEQETETTFGDGWVSTGDLARKDDDGYVYIEGRKKNMYVSGGENVYPAAVEDRIADHPKVEEVVVVPVSNDQWGQVGKAVVQGDESLTLEELTDFLDGKLARFKRPRHLAFVAEMPMSGPSKIDRQAVKAEFGEE; encoded by the coding sequence ATGTTTAGCCACGACGAGCGACCCTACGACTGGGTGGGCGCGTGGAGCGAGAAGCGCGCCGGTCTCTCGCCCGACGCGGTGGGACTCGTGGACGCGACGACCGGCCAGCGCTACACCTACGCCGAGTTGGACCGCCGAGCGAACCGCACCGCCCGACTCCTTCGGTCCGAAGGAGTCGGGCGGGGCGACCGGGTGGCGGTCCTCTCGCGCAACCGCCCGGAACTCGTGGACCTCTTTTTCGCCACCGGGAAGACCGGCGGGATTCTCGCGCCCCTCTCCCACCGCCTCGCCGCGGGCGAGTTGGTCGAGATGCTCAACGACGTGGAACCCTCTCTGCTCGTCGTGGAGGAACCCTTCGCGGACCTCGCGGCGGACGTACTGGACCGCGAGGGCCGGGAGTTCGACTGTCCGGTCCGGTCGCTTCCCGCTGACGACTCGGACGCCGACACGTCGGCGTCCGCGTCGCAGGCGACGGCCCGGTGCTCTCCGTGGACCGACGCGCTCCCCGACGACGACTCGCCGGTCGAGGCGGCCGACGTGTCGATGGACGACCCGCACCTCTTTCTCCACACCGGGGGTTCGACCGGCGTCCCGAAAGAGACCGTCGTGACTCACGGCTCTATTCTCTGGAACTCGTTCAACACCATCACCGCGTGGGGGCTTCGGCCCGAGGACGTGACGCCGATGGTGTTCCCGATGTTCCACACCGGTGGGTGGAACGTGCTGACGGTACCCCTGTTCCACCTCGGGGCGACGGTGGTCCTCGCCCGCGAGTTCGAACCCCGCGAGGTCCTCCACCTCGTGGAGTCCGAAGGCGCGACGGTCCTCGTGGCGGTCCCGGCGGTCCTCCGGATGATGGCGAACCACGACGACTGGGCCGACACCGACCTCTCGACGCTCCGGTTCGCCAAGTCCGGCGGCGGTCCCTGCCGGGAGTCGGTCATGGAGGCGTGGTGGTCCCGCGACGTTGACCTCTCGCAGGGCTACGGCCTGACCGAGTGCGGCCCGAACAACTTCACGATGCCCGACGGGTGGCCCACCGAGAAGGCAGACAGCGTGGGCGTGCCCGCGATGCACGTGGACGCGCGCATCGCGGACGAGGACGGCGGGGAACTCCCGCCGGGCGAAATCGGAGAACTCGAACTGGCGAGTCCCCACGCCGCCGACCGCTACTGGCGCAACGAGCAAGAGACCGAGACCACCTTCGGCGACGGGTGGGTCTCGACGGGCGACTTGGCCCGCAAGGACGACGACGGCTACGTCTACATCGAAGGCCGCAAGAAGAACATGTACGTCTCGGGCGGCGAGAACGTCTACCCCGCCGCGGTCGAGGACCGCATCGCCGACCACCCGAAAGTCGAGGAAGTCGTCGTCGTCCCGGTGTCCAACGACCAGTGGGGGCAGGTCGGGAAGGCCGTCGTGCAGGGCGACGAGTCGCTGACTCTCGAAGAACTGACCGACTTTCTGGACGGGAAGCTCGCCCGGTTCAAGCGCCCGCGACACCTCGCGTTCGTCGCGGAGATGCCGATGTCCGGTCCCTCGAAGATAGACCGACAGGCCGTGAAAGCCGAGTTCGGCGAGGAGTAG
- a CDS encoding alpha/beta fold hydrolase translates to MSYADNDGVSLYYETTAPATHGSDTETVALVEGLGYGRWMWRWQRDRLADEGYRVVVFDNRGTGDSDAPEGPYTIAEMASDLEAVLADAGVERAHVVGASMGGMIAQQYALDYDRAESLGLLCTSHGGEEALDVPEETQARMFGVPDDADEREAIRYKMEPAMSDDFWADNDDLIEDIVDWRLKGDATDAGREAQAAGVMAFDSSDRLADVDVPVLVAHGTDDRVLPVENADLIYEKLSNVQLAVFEGGPHLFFIEQADAVNDRLVEFLAHV, encoded by the coding sequence ATGTCATACGCAGACAACGATGGGGTCTCGCTCTACTACGAGACCACCGCTCCGGCCACCCACGGGAGCGACACCGAAACCGTCGCTCTCGTGGAAGGACTCGGCTACGGCCGGTGGATGTGGCGCTGGCAGAGGGACCGACTCGCCGACGAGGGCTACCGCGTCGTGGTCTTCGATAACCGCGGCACCGGCGACTCCGACGCGCCCGAGGGTCCTTACACCATCGCGGAGATGGCGAGCGACTTGGAGGCGGTCCTCGCGGACGCGGGCGTCGAGCGCGCCCACGTGGTCGGCGCGAGCATGGGCGGGATGATTGCCCAGCAGTACGCCCTCGACTACGACCGGGCCGAATCGCTCGGCCTGCTCTGCACCAGTCACGGCGGCGAGGAGGCCCTCGACGTGCCCGAGGAGACCCAAGCCCGGATGTTCGGCGTGCCCGACGACGCCGACGAACGCGAGGCAATCCGGTACAAGATGGAACCCGCGATGTCCGACGATTTCTGGGCGGACAACGACGACCTCATAGAGGACATCGTGGACTGGCGACTAAAGGGCGACGCGACCGACGCGGGCCGGGAGGCACAGGCCGCGGGCGTGATGGCCTTCGATTCGAGCGACCGACTCGCCGACGTAGACGTGCCGGTCCTCGTCGCCCACGGCACCGACGACCGGGTGCTTCCGGTCGAGAACGCCGACCTCATCTACGAGAAACTCTCGAACGTCCAACTCGCCGTCTTCGAGGGCGGCCCGCATCTCTTCTTCATCGAACAGGCCGACGCGGTAAACGACCGACTCGTGGAGTTCCTCGCCCATGTTTAG
- a CDS encoding MaoC family dehydratase produces the protein MPVASVDDTAEATLTVTGDTIDAYADLTGDDNPIHRDDDYAAETFFGGRVAHGMLSAGVVSAALADLPGDVIYLAQDLDFENPVRPGQTVTATVTVEEDLGDDRLRVETVAAAEGDGESQQVLSGEAVVMSVPHESRD, from the coding sequence ATGCCAGTCGCATCCGTAGACGACACCGCCGAGGCCACGCTGACGGTCACGGGAGACACCATCGACGCCTACGCCGACCTGACGGGCGACGACAACCCCATCCACCGCGACGACGACTACGCCGCCGAGACGTTCTTCGGCGGACGGGTCGCCCACGGGATGCTGTCGGCGGGAGTCGTCAGCGCCGCCCTCGCGGACCTGCCCGGCGACGTAATCTACCTCGCGCAGGACCTCGACTTCGAGAACCCGGTCCGACCGGGCCAGACCGTGACCGCGACGGTCACGGTCGAGGAGGACTTGGGCGACGACCGACTCCGCGTCGAGACCGTCGCGGCGGCCGAGGGCGACGGCGAGAGCCAACAGGTGTTGTCGGGCGAAGCGGTCGTCATGTCGGTGCCCCACGAGAGCCGGGACTAA